In the Candidatus Fermentibacter sp. genome, AGTAAACGGCGGCCGTAACTATAACGGTCCTAAGGTAGCGAAATTCCTTGTCGGGTAAGTTCCGACCCGCACGAATGGTGTAACGATTTGGGCACTGACTCAACCCGGGGCTCGGCGAAATTGCAGTAGCGGTGAAGATACCGTTTTCCCGTGGAAGGACAGAAAGACCCCGTGGACCTTCACTGCAGCTTGATATTGGGTTCCGCCGTGGCGTGTGTAGGATAGGCGGGAGACTTTGAAGCCCGGTCGCCAGATCGGGTGGAGTCAACGTTGAAATACCGTCCTCGTTTCGTTGGAACTCTAACACGGGTCCGTGATCCGGATCGTGGACAGTGTCTGGTGGGCAGTTTGACTGGGGTGGTCGCCTCCCAAAAAGTAACGGAGGCGCCCAAAGGTTCCCTCAGCGCGGTCGGTAATCGCGCGTCGAGTGCAAAGGCACAAGGGAGCTTGACTGCGAGACGGACAGGTCGAGCAGGTACGAAAGTAGGGCTTAGTGATCCTGCGGTCCCGAGTGGAAGGGCCGTGGCTCAACGGATAAAAGGTACCCCGGGGATAACAGGCTGATCGCCACCGAGAGTTCACATCGACGTGGCGGTTTGGCACCTCGATGTCGGCTCAACGCATCCTGGGGCTGAACAAGGTCCCAAGGGTTCGGCTGTTCGCCGATTAAAGCGTTACGCGAGCTGGGTTTAGAACGTCGTGAGACAGTTCGGTCCCTATCCTCCACGGGCGTAGGAAGCTTGAGGGGATCTGTCTTTAGTACGAGAGGACCGAGACGGACGCACCTCTAGTGTACCAGTTGTCCCGCCAGGGGCACCGCTGGGTAGCTATGTGCGGACCAGGATAAGCGCTGAAAGCATCTAAGTGCGAAACCGGCCCCAAGAATAGGCTTCCCGACCGCAAGGTCCTAAAGGCCACTCGGAGACTACGAGTTTGATAGGCCGCAGGTGTAAGCACAGTAATGTGTTCAGCCGAGCGGTACTAATCGGCCGTGCGGCTTCATCACTTATACTCAGGTTCCAGTGAAGTCCGTCCGCCCTGTATAGCTGTGAAGGAACTGCGCCGGAGTTTCCGGTGACCATGGCGGAGGGGCCACACCCGTTCCCATTCCGAACACGGAAGTTAAGCCCTCCAGCGCCGATGGTACTAGTCGGGAGACCGTCTGGGAGAGTAGGACGTCGCCGGATCTAAATCGAGCCCCCGGGGTATAGCGCCCCGGGGGCTTTTTTCGTACCCGGCATGATCGACACGAAGGAGACGGTACGGCGGGATTGCTCGTTGCCGCGCTGATCGCGCTGAGAACGATCGTCGCGATGACCCTCGACCCCGACAGCGGACTGGACGGCCCTGCAGCCGCTGCGCCCGCTGATTCCGCCGCGGTCCTGGTCGACAGCCTGATCGCCGACGCGATGTCGTATGTCGGCACCCCGTACGTCTACGGAGGAACCGGGCCCGACGGGTTCGACTGCAGCGGCCTGATCTGCCGCGTCTTCTCCGAGAACGGCATCGAGCTCCCCAGGACGGTCACCGCCATGGAATCGATGGGCGTTACGGTGGCCCGCGATTCGCTTCTCCCGGGCGACCTCCTGATCTTCGAATCCCCCAAGCATGTCGGCATGTATCTCGGCGACGGGCTCTTCATCCACTCGTCGTCCTACCAGGACAGGGGAGTGGTGGTCACCGAGCTCGCCCAGGCCAACTACGCGCGCAGGTACTCGTCCGCCAGGCGGATGGTAGGCTTCGTGCCGTGACCCGAACGGCACCCGAGGCTGAGCGGAGATGACCGGGGACGCCGGGCGGGGATCCGGCGTGACCTGCGGCTGCTCGGGCATCACCGAGCTGTCCGCCGTCTCGCTCGTCTGGGCCTTCTCCTTCGGGATCATCCGGTCATCGCTCGCAGGGGTGGATCCGTCGCTGGTTGCCTGCCTGCGGATGCTGCTTGCTTGTCTGGTCATGCTGCCGTTCCTCCGCACCGGCAGGCTCCCCGTCCGGGCCGTCGTGCTGCTCCTGGCCACCGGGGCCGTTCAGTTCGGCCTCATGTACACGGTCTACATCGAGTCCTTCCGGAGCCTCGAGGCATGGGAGGTCGCGATGCTCACCGTCACCACGCCCCTGTTCGTGGTGGCGTTCGACCGGCTGGCCGGCCGCCGGGGCGGCATCCCCGTGATGGCAGCAGCGCTTGCCGCAGTAGCCGGCGGAGCCATCCTTCTCTGGAACAGGCCGTCATCCCCGGGATTCCTGGACGGTCTGCTCCTGGTGCAGCTCTCGAACGTCTTCTTCGCGGCCGGGCAGGTCGCGTTCCGAAGGATCGCCTCGGTCTTCCCTATCCCGCGGACAGTCTCGGTGATCGGGCTGATGTATCTGGGCGGGCTCCTGGCCACGCTGCCCGGGGCCATCCCCGCGGCCGGCACGGTCCCTTCGCTGTCCGGTTCGCAGCTTGCATCGATCGTCTATCTGGGGGTCGTGGCGAGCGGGATCTGCTTCATGGTCTGGAACCAGGCCGCAACGAAGGTGGCACCCGGCGTCCTCGCGGCGTTCAACAACGCGAAGATCCCGCTGTCGGTGGCCGCGTCGGTGGTCTTCTTCGACGAGAGGCCGTCGCTGTGGAAGCTCGCAGCCGGGAGCCTGCTCATCCTTGCCGGCATTCTGGCCGGAAGAGCCACCGGGTCTCCTCGAGTCCCACCTGATCCCTGCATCCTCGAAAAGCCCGGTTCACCGGCTTCATAGCCCTGCTGCACCTGAGCCCGTACCTGTTCGACTAACGGGCACGGGCGAGGGACTACTGGGGCCCCATCCCTGATCCGGGCCTGTTCGGGCCCGCTGGAGCGGACATCCCGGGTTGTCCTCGTGGACTAGCCGGCCGGGAGCGATCCCCTCGCAGGCCGGCAGCCCGGTGTGACGCGTCAGAGGATGCAGAGGGCCGTGGTCCCCTCCCATGTGCTGTCGAGCCGCTCATAGGAGCCGTCAGCAGTGCTCGTCTTCCACAGGCTGCCCTCCCATACGCAGTAGACGTAGCCGCCGCAGGCCGCGATCTCGGTCGATCCGGAATACCCTCCGCCGAGACTCGAGTAGCTGCCATTGTATGCGTTCACCGAGTAGAGCACGTCCTCCTGTATGACGTAGAGGCAGTCGCCATCGCCCGTGGCCGCCGTGGTGCCTGCATAGGTCGATGGAAGCGCTTCGTAGTCGCCCGAGTAGGGATCAGTCCTGTACAGGACGTCGTTCTGGATTACCATCAGGGCATTGCCCGCCCATGCGAGGTGCTGGACTCCGGTATAGTCACCCGGGATCGAGGTCCACGAGCCGTCGGCCGGATCGATCATGTAGACGGAGGAGCCCTGCGCCGCGAATAGGTGCCCTCCGCCGGCCGCCAGCGCGAAAGTCCCGTTCCAGCTGTCACTGAGAGCTTGCCAGGAGCCGGTCGCAGGATCCACCTCGTACAGTGCGTCGCCCTGGATGGCGTAGAGCATGCCGTTCATCGAAACCATCAGCCCGGTGCCGTTCCAGCTCTCTGTCAGAGGCTGCCAGGAGCCGTCCGCAGTGCTGACCCTGTAGAGAACGTCGCCCTGGACCGCATAGAGCGAAGCCGCGGAGGCGGAAAGAGTCAGGATCAGCAATGCAGCAAGCGACAAGAACGCGTTCCTCATGATGGGCATCCCCCTCGGTCGATTCCTGGTTTCAGATGCTTCAGATGCAGCAGTAACTCATTGCAACACAACCAACAAACAAAAATGCTGATGCGATCACATGTCTAAGAATGCGTACTGTGAACCACAAATAATCTTGTGTTTGCGGACATTTGCCATCTGCCTATCATTGAATCCGCACATATAGCAGCTCCGGTAAATGGAAGTCGCAAAGACGCAATGGTCATGATATGTGATCAGTATTCAGTCCCAGCTGAGATCGCCGGTTACCACGCTGCCGTGGTTGGGGTAGGAAGGCAGCGGGCAGATCAGTGTATATGTCTCCTGACCGAGATCTATGATGTAGTCGAGGTGGCATCCCGGGCAGGCCATATATGGGCCTATTCCAGCTTCTATCATTTCGTCCATCGTGCCATATCTGTCGAACTGTCCATAAAACATCGCTTCCATCGTTGCGATGGACATCATGTGGCTCCTGCAGTGTACGACGGCTCTCTGGTCGGGATTCCAGCAGGTGCCAGGCCCGCCGCCGGGATGGACTGGGTACTCCTGACACTGTACGAAGTAACTGTCGGGCGAGCAGAATGCAACCTCATAGACACCGAGAGTCCACGGGCAGCGGAGAGTGTCTCCATATAGCTCATACAGATCCAGGATACTGCCGGCATAGCAGTTGTAGGTGCCGTAGTACATGGACTGCAGTGCGCACAGGATGGCCACATTGTGGAAGCAGGAGTCGCTCGTGATCATGGGGATGGATGCGTTGTCACCACGATGATCGATGTCAGATGGCGGCACCGGAAATGAAACCGGACCGCTCGAATCGACGCACCCGATCGCGATGCATCCCGATGCAATGAAGGCTGTCGCAGCGAGGAGCGTGCTCTTCATCGTACTCCTCCGTCCGTGAGGATGATCACATCCTGCGGGTCTGATCTGCACTGCCGGATCAGCATGTGCGAAGCCAAACCTCCAGCTGCAAAACCCGTCCGATACGCCGGAAGCACGATCCCATCCCCGCGCTCGAACTCCGTCCCGAGCATTCTTGCGCTGTGACGGCATGTCAATGGCGGTATGAGACGCGCTATGCAGACGGGCCAGCCGGTCTGCCTCTGTCAGGAACTGTCGAGATGCGGCACGGACTGTTCCAGAAGGGCGGGGGAGCCCGACCCTCGCCATATTCCGGCAGATCGGTCTTCGGCAACGCGGGAGGGTTGAATGGACAGGGCGGCGCGCAAGATCATCAGGATCGACCGGGAGAAGTGCGACGGCTGCGGGCAGTGTGCCAGGGCGTGCCACGAGGGCGCCATCGAGATAGTCGACGGCAAGGCCAGGCTCGTGAAGGAGTCGTACTGCGACGGGCTCGGAGCCTGCATCGGTGACTGCCCCAGGGGAGCCCTCACGATCGAGACCCGCGAGGCCGACGGCTTCGATGAGAAGGCCGTGGCCGAGGAGATGGCGAAGCGCGAGGCTGCAGCCAGGGCGAAGGCCCAGGCACAGGCGGCTCCGGCATGCGGATGCCCGTCGGCCGCGGCCAGGGCCCTCGCTCCTTCCGCACCGCTGGGTTCCGGGGTCGAGATCCCTTCCCAGCTTGCTGCGTGGCCTGTTCAGATCGCGCTGGTCCCGCCTTCCGCACCATTCCTCGAGGGGGCCGACCTGCTCATAGCGGCCGACTGCACGCCCTTCGCCTTCCCCGACTTCCACAGGCGCTTCATGAAGGGCCGCGTCACGCTGGTCGGATGCCCGAAACTCGACGACACCGGCCCCTACTACGAGAAGCTCACGGAGATATTCCGCACGCGCGGGATCAGGTCGGTCGAGGTGGCCTACATGCAGGTTCCTTGCTGCTCGGCACTCACGAGGCTCGTGCTCGCGGCGCGCGGCGAGGCAGGGGCCTCCTTCCCCGTCAGGCTGACCAGGATCGGCCTGGACGGCTCCGTGCAGGAATCGAGAACTGAGTGACCCGGGCTGCCTGGCGCTTCTTCGATGATCCGGCGGCCCTCGTCGCAGACATCGGACCGATGGACATGGATCTGGAGATCCGGAACTGCCTGCCCCTGTCGATCTGCCGCCGGCTAGCGGATGCAGGCGGAGACGACAGGCAGACCCTGCTCTACGCGGCCCGGGACGGCGATGTCCTCGCGGGGGCAGCGGTGAGGACCCCGGGGCGGAACATCGTGCCGCTCTCGGGCCCGCGGTGGGACCGGGACGATCTGTTGATGCTCTGCGATGCGCTGATCTCGTCGGGCGTCGACCTGCCGGGTGTGATGGGTCCTGCCAGCCTTGCGAGGGCGTTCGCGGCTGCCTGGTGCGACCGCAGGCAGACCGCTCCGGCCATAAAGATGGAACTGGGGCTCTACGGCCTGACCGAGGTCAGGCTCGAACCGGGCCCGGGTTCCCTGGAGAAGGCCCTGCCCGGCGATTCCGACTTCTTCTGGGAGTGGGAGAGATCGTTCTGCATCGACTGCTTCGGCGAACTGCAGCCGCACGTGACCCGCGAGGCATCGGAGCGCCTTCTCGCATCGGGCGAGGTGCACTTCTGGACGGTCGACGGCGATCGGGTCTCCATGGCCGCCTCCGGCCGCAACACCAAACGGGGTGCGATTGTGAACCTCGTCTACACGCCCCCTGCCCTGAGAGGGAGGGGATTCGCCTCGAGCATCGTCTCCGCGCTGTCCCGCCGGCAACTGGACTCGGGGCTCGCCTACTGCACCCTCTTCACCGACATCGCGAACCCCGTCTCGAACAGCATCTACCGGAGGATCGGCTACGAGTACGCCGGCGGGTTCACCGAGATCGCGTTCCTGAACGGAAGCTGAAGCCCCGGAGCACCTCCAGGACGGCCTCGGGGGAGCGCGAGCGCCCGCGGAGCATCCGTCTAGCATCGGCAAGATCCGAATGGTCGCCGATGTTCTCCAGGAAGCTGCACCTGGCCTCGGGATCGGCGATCCTGCCTGCCGAATCGGCCAGGCTCCGGCCCGCCCTCGAGAGCAGACCCGCCGCGATCGAGCCGATGCGGGCACGGACATCCTCGTCAGGGGTGGCGTGAGCCAGATCGTCATATGCCAGGGAGAGGTTCCAGAATATCCTCGCCCTGTCGCGCCCGTAACCCGGGATCTCGCGGACCGCCGCCGAGAGCTGTTCCTCTATCTCCGCGCGAACACCTGCGGAAGGATTGCTCGAAAGGAGCACCCTGGCGATCCCGAGGCGGGTTCCCGACCTGTACCTGCCTACGCCTATGCGTGACGACAGTTCGATGCCCCTCCGGGCGGATGCGATGGCCTCGTCCAGCCTCCCGAGATGGAGGAGAGGGCTCCAGATCAGGCCGAGTATCTCGGTCTCCCCCTCCTCGTCACCCGACTCCCTGGCGATGTCCAGCGCCTTCTCGAGAAGCGGGAGGGCCCCGGCGCGGTCCTTCCTCTCCAGCGCCAGCACGGCCAGGTTGGTGAGGACGACTCCCTCCACATCCCTGGCCCCGAGGTCCGCGAGGATCTCCTGCGCCTGCACGTAGCGTTCCCTGGCCTCCGCGTACCTGCCGATCTCGAAGAGCGAGTTCCCTGCGCTGACGAGGGCCCTGCCCTCGCCGATCCTGTCGGCCACGCTGCGCGAGAGCTCGATGCTCGTCTCCGCGATCCCGAGGGCCCTGTCGAACGAGCCGGTCCTGCCGAGTATGACCCCCATGTTGCGCAGGAGGTTCGACTGCCCCGCGACATTCTCGAGCTGCACCATGAGCGCGTAGGACTCCTCGAAGCGGGCCATCGCCCGGGCGTCGCGCCCCTTCTTCAGGTGGACGAGGCCGATGTTGCAGGTCGCGTTGGCCTCGTTCTCCCTGTAGCCCAGCTCGACGGAGATGGCGCGCGATCTCTCGAGGTTCGCCATGGCGCTGCCGTATCTCGCCATGTCGCAGTCCATGAGCCCGAGGTTGTTGAGGGCCTTGGCCTCGCCCTCCCTGTCGCCGATGCGCCTCGCCATCCTGACGACACGGGCGAATGCCTCCCTGGCCCCCGGTGTCTCCGAGGCCTGCCACATCGAGATGGCGAGTGCGTTCCTGCAGTGCAGTTCGCCGGCCTCGTCGCCGGCCTCGATCGCTACAGCCAGGGCCTCCTCGAAGATGCGAACCCCCTCCTCCGGCGAGCCGCTGTCCCTGTAGGTCTCCCCGAGGAGGAGATGAGCGCGGGTGAAGCCGGGGTCGGCGGCGAGCACCTCCTTCAGGAGATCTCTCGCAGCAGCGGTGTCCGCCGTGCTGTGGCGCGTGCGCCAGATGTAGCGCGCCCTGAGGTATTTCTCGTAGGCGGACGAGGTCGATCCGACCGGGGATGTGATGCCGGGGAAGGATCCCGGCTGCACCCCCAGGACCTTCAGGATCCCGTCCGCAAGCTTCCCCTTGATGGAGTTCAGCTCCTCGCGGGAGTCCTCCCAGGAGTCCATCCAGACCAGGGCCCCCGATCCGGTGTCGAAGAGGTCGACCGAGAGATGGAACGAGCCGTCCCTGCTACTGAGCGAGCCCTTGAGCAGGAATCGGACCCCGGTACGGGCGGCGGCCGCCTCGGGCGAGCCTCCCGAGGCCAGGCTCTGGAGCATGGTCGTCATCGGGACCACCCTGATGGATCCCGCCCTGGCGATGTCCGAGATGAGGTCGGCCGTGAGGCCGAAGCAGTAGAAGTCGTCCTCCTTCGGACCGGCATTGTCGAGGGTCGTGATGAGGATCGAGGGATGGCCTTCGGAGATGTCGGGTCCGACCACCTCGCCGTCGATGTCCGTCGAAACCGGCAGCGAGTGTCTCGAGTCGCCCCTGAGGGCGTAGATCTCGATCAGCCTGCCGAGTCCTCTGAGCTTCCTCATCCCGAGCGACTGGGCGGAGGGCCTCCTGCCCGCGCAGCGCTCGAGGAGCTCGGCCGAGACGCAGACGCCGCCGGGCGGGGAAAGGGCTTCGAGGCGGGAGGCCACGTTTACCGTGTCGCCGAGAACGTCGCCGTCCCCGACCAGGACTTCTCCCCAGTGGATCCCTACCCTCACCTTGAACGGCAGGCCGGAGAGACGTTGCTGGAGGTGTCTGGCGCTTCTCAGGGCGCCGCCCGGGGAGTCGTAGATGCTGAGCGTGCCGTCGCCTATCTCCTTGATCAGGATCCCGCCGTTCCTGGCGATCGCTCCTTCCAGTGCGCGGCGATGGCGGTCGAGGGCGGAGAGCGCCTCCGTCTCCGACCTCTCCATGATCGTGGTGAAGCCGACGATGTCGGTGAACATGACCGCGAAGCGCCTTCTGGAGCCCGGGACCAGGATGCGACCTCCGTATGAAGTGACCTTCCTGTGGAATGTACTCCGGCGGAGCCGCGGCGGGAAGAGTAACGAAGAGGGGGCGGCCGGAACCGCCCCCTCCACAGGGATGGACTGGTCTACCTGGCCGGCTTCTCGGTCGCGAAGTCGACACGGACGTTGCGGCCGTCAATCGTCGCGTTGTCCATGGCGGCCTTGGCGGCGCGGGCGGCCTCTTCCGAGGCGAAGGTCACGAAGCCGAAGCCGCGGGACCTGCCGGTCGTCCTGTCCATGACGACGCGGGCCTCGGTGACCTCTCCGTGCGCGGAGAAGGCCTTGCCGAGAGATTCATCGGTAGTCGACCAGGAGAGTCCTCCGATAAACAGCTTATTGCTCACTTGGGCTCCTTCCAGGGCATCGCCCCGGTTTCGGGCTCGCGCCCGCTTCCACGGCACGGCGGAACCGTTCCGCCGGACCGTGTGGTTCTGGACTCAGGGCTCATTGCTGCTGGGAGGACTCATGCACTCTGACGAGGCTGTACTGCCGGACCCAGAACAAGACTATCTGAACCAGACTGAAAGACGGTAGGAGGCACCCCCGGTCAAGTCAACACCCTATGCGCCCGGCAGATCACCTGCCGGCCACGCCGTGGGTCCTGACAGGCCCGAGTCCTGCCTCCCTGAGAGTCGAGGCCCTCTTGATCTTCTTGGTCGTCGTCTTGGGCAGTTCGGATTCCCTGAGTATGAAATTGGATATCCGCTTGTAGATCGCCTGCGAGGCGTTCAACGCGTTGATCTCACGCCTGACGACATCGACCGCGAACTCCTCGGTGAGCGGCTGGCCCTGCTCCTCGGCCATGGCGATCAGCCTGTCGCGGTTGGGGAAGACGATCGCCCAGATCTCCTCGCCCTTGAGTTCGGAAGCCTTGCCGAAGACCATGCACTCGGCCACGAGCCCCGATCTGCAGAGCTTGGACTCGAGCTCCTCGGGGTAGACGTTCTTGCCGTTCTTTGCAACGATGACGTTCTTCTTGCGGCCGGTGACGAACAGGAACCCGTCCCTGTCGAGGTAGCCGTAGTCGCCGGTACGGAACCAGCCGTCGCGCGAGAGGACCTCGGCCGTGATCTCGGGGGCGTTGTGGTAGCCTATCATCACGTTCGGGCCCTTCACGACTATCTCGCCGATCCCCTGCTCGTCGGGGTCGTCGATCCTTACATCGATCTCGGGGAGCGGTGGACCCACGGAGCCCGTGCGGTTGGCAGTGTCGCGATTGACCGCCACGATCGGCGAGCATTCCGTGAGGCCGTAGCCCTGGAGCATCTCCATGCCCATCTTCCTGAATCCGGCCACGACCGCGGCGTCTATACCGGCGCCTCCGGAGATCAGGAACCGCGCGCGGCCGCCCAGCTTCTCGTGAACCGGCGAGAAGATCTTCTTCCTTATGTCCCTGTCGCCCAGCTTCTCGACGATCGACGCTGCGAAGAGGCCGACACGGAACTTGAGGCGCCCCGCCTTCTTCGCTGCAATGCCGTCCTGGATCTTGCGGTACATGTTCTCCCAGAGCAGGGGGACGCCGAGAACGAGCGTCGCGTGGGCGTCGGCCAGGTCCTCCGCGACGTAGCGGAGGCCGCGGCAGAAGTAGACCGTGCAGCCGTGGCAGAGTGGGCACATGAAGCCGCAGACGCACTCGTACATATGGTGCATCGGGAGGACGGACAGGAAGACCTCTTCGTGCACGAGGCCGACAGCCTGCAGCATCTGCCTGAGGTCGGAGAGGATGTTCCTGTGTGAGAGCACCACGCCCTTGGCTGCGCCCATCGTGCCTGAGGTGTAGGAGATGAGCGCCACGTCGTCGCCGCCGTTGACGATGGGCAGCGCTGTCGTCGAGGCGGCACCCGCCTCCATGAGGGCCTCGAGGCTGGTGTCGGTCCTGACAGGCGAGCGCATCTGGAATACGGGCATCTGCCTGCCGGGGCTGGACGACTGCAGGTCCTGCGGCATCGTGGCGTCGTGGAAGAGCATCGTGGCGCCGCTGTAGTGCAGGATAGTATGGATCTCGGGCGCCGGCAGCTCCTTGTCGATGGGGACTATGACGCCGCCGGCCCTTATCGTAGCGAGCATCACGGTGGCCCATGCGACGCTGTTGGCACCGGTGAGGCCCACGACGGGGCGCTTCTCGATGTCGGTCAGCGCGCGGGCCAGGATGTCGACGTTGCGGGCGAAGGCTTCGTAGGTCGTGGGGATCCATACACCATCGGGCGATTTCTCGTAGAGGAAGTTCTTGGCTCCGTAGATGGACGCCGAAGCCTGGAGCATCGCGGGGATGCTCCTGTACTCGGGGACCTCGTGCAGCGGACCTCCTGGGATGACCCTCTTCCTGGCGGGGCTGGCGGATCGCGGTGAAGCCATCGGTATCGTTCACCTCTCTGGCAGGGGTGCATGCAACGGATTCGATAATATCCGCCCGCTCGACCAATGCCAATGGGGTCAGGCTACTTTTGCGTTAACAAACCGCCCTGCAGGGTTGTTGACATGCCCGGTCCGGATGGTCTACACTGAAGATATGGCAAGATATCCGAGGCTCGTAGTGCCGGATCTGCCCCATCACGTCACTCAGCGGGGCAACCGTGGACAGATGGTGTTCAGGACCGTCTTCGACCTGCAGAAGTACTGCTCGATGGCCGACCACTACCTGACCCAGACCGGAGTCGACGTGCTGGCCTTCTGCCTCATGCCGAACCATGTCCACTTCATACTCGTGCCTCACGATGCCGATTCGCTCGCCAGGGCCATCCACAGGATGCACACCGCCTACGCCCTCTACTCCAACCAGGCCTGGCAGAACACCGGTCATCTCTGGCAGGGGCGGTTCTACTCCTGCGCACTCGACGCGATGCATCTCTACAACGCCGTCCGGTACGTCGAGCTGAACCCCGTGCGTGCCGGAATGGTCGAGAGGGCCTCGA is a window encoding:
- a CDS encoding C40 family peptidase; its protein translation is MLVAALIALRTIVAMTLDPDSGLDGPAAAAPADSAAVLVDSLIADAMSYVGTPYVYGGTGPDGFDCSGLICRVFSENGIELPRTVTAMESMGVTVARDSLLPGDLLIFESPKHVGMYLGDGLFIHSSSYQDRGVVVTELAQANYARRYSSARRMVGFVP
- a CDS encoding 4Fe-4S binding protein; this translates as MDRAARKIIRIDREKCDGCGQCARACHEGAIEIVDGKARLVKESYCDGLGACIGDCPRGALTIETREADGFDEKAVAEEMAKREAAARAKAQAQAAPACGCPSAAARALAPSAPLGSGVEIPSQLAAWPVQIALVPPSAPFLEGADLLIAADCTPFAFPDFHRRFMKGRVTLVGCPKLDDTGPYYEKLTEIFRTRGIRSVEVAYMQVPCCSALTRLVLAARGEAGASFPVRLTRIGLDGSVQESRTE
- a CDS encoding transposase; this encodes MARYPRLVVPDLPHHVTQRGNRGQMVFRTVFDLQKYCSMADHYLTQTGVDVLAFCLMPNHVHFILVPHDADSLARAIHRMHTAYALYSNQAWQNTGHLWQGRFYSCALDAMHLYNAVRYVELNPVRAGMVERASNYRWSSARAHLLGKMPPIALSDDEALSGCIGSWHDYLNDGYCDDFSMLREKTKTGRPCCSLETCHRIEESTGRAVFARNSHLSRNLTG
- a CDS encoding AMP-binding protein; translation: MASPRSASPARKRVIPGGPLHEVPEYRSIPAMLQASASIYGAKNFLYEKSPDGVWIPTTYEAFARNVDILARALTDIEKRPVVGLTGANSVAWATVMLATIRAGGVIVPIDKELPAPEIHTILHYSGATMLFHDATMPQDLQSSSPGRQMPVFQMRSPVRTDTSLEALMEAGAASTTALPIVNGGDDVALISYTSGTMGAAKGVVLSHRNILSDLRQMLQAVGLVHEEVFLSVLPMHHMYECVCGFMCPLCHGCTVYFCRGLRYVAEDLADAHATLVLGVPLLWENMYRKIQDGIAAKKAGRLKFRVGLFAASIVEKLGDRDIRKKIFSPVHEKLGGRARFLISGGAGIDAAVVAGFRKMGMEMLQGYGLTECSPIVAVNRDTANRTGSVGPPLPEIDVRIDDPDEQGIGEIVVKGPNVMIGYHNAPEITAEVLSRDGWFRTGDYGYLDRDGFLFVTGRKKNVIVAKNGKNVYPEELESKLCRSGLVAECMVFGKASELKGEEIWAIVFPNRDRLIAMAEEQGQPLTEEFAVDVVRREINALNASQAIYKRISNFILRESELPKTTTKKIKRASTLREAGLGPVRTHGVAGR
- a CDS encoding tetratricopeptide repeat protein, translating into MFTDIVGFTTIMERSETEALSALDRHRRALEGAIARNGGILIKEIGDGTLSIYDSPGGALRSARHLQQRLSGLPFKVRVGIHWGEVLVGDGDVLGDTVNVASRLEALSPPGGVCVSAELLERCAGRRPSAQSLGMRKLRGLGRLIEIYALRGDSRHSLPVSTDIDGEVVGPDISEGHPSILITTLDNAGPKEDDFYCFGLTADLISDIARAGSIRVVPMTTMLQSLASGGSPEAAAARTGVRFLLKGSLSSRDGSFHLSVDLFDTGSGALVWMDSWEDSREELNSIKGKLADGILKVLGVQPGSFPGITSPVGSTSSAYEKYLRARYIWRTRHSTADTAAARDLLKEVLAADPGFTRAHLLLGETYRDSGSPEEGVRIFEEALAVAIEAGDEAGELHCRNALAISMWQASETPGAREAFARVVRMARRIGDREGEAKALNNLGLMDCDMARYGSAMANLERSRAISVELGYRENEANATCNIGLVHLKKGRDARAMARFEESYALMVQLENVAGQSNLLRNMGVILGRTGSFDRALGIAETSIELSRSVADRIGEGRALVSAGNSLFEIGRYAEARERYVQAQEILADLGARDVEGVVLTNLAVLALERKDRAGALPLLEKALDIARESGDEEGETEILGLIWSPLLHLGRLDEAIASARRGIELSSRIGVGRYRSGTRLGIARVLLSSNPSAGVRAEIEEQLSAAVREIPGYGRDRARIFWNLSLAYDDLAHATPDEDVRARIGSIAAGLLSRAGRSLADSAGRIADPEARCSFLENIGDHSDLADARRMLRGRSRSPEAVLEVLRGFSFRSGTRSR
- a CDS encoding DMT family transporter — encoded protein: MTGDAGRGSGVTCGCSGITELSAVSLVWAFSFGIIRSSLAGVDPSLVACLRMLLACLVMLPFLRTGRLPVRAVVLLLATGAVQFGLMYTVYIESFRSLEAWEVAMLTVTTPLFVVAFDRLAGRRGGIPVMAAALAAVAGGAILLWNRPSSPGFLDGLLLVQLSNVFFAAGQVAFRRIASVFPIPRTVSVIGLMYLGGLLATLPGAIPAAGTVPSLSGSQLASIVYLGVVASGICFMVWNQAATKVAPGVLAAFNNAKIPLSVAASVVFFDERPSLWKLAAGSLLILAGILAGRATGSPRVPPDPCILEKPGSPAS
- a CDS encoding GNAT family N-acetyltransferase, whose product is MTRAAWRFFDDPAALVADIGPMDMDLEIRNCLPLSICRRLADAGGDDRQTLLYAARDGDVLAGAAVRTPGRNIVPLSGPRWDRDDLLMLCDALISSGVDLPGVMGPASLARAFAAAWCDRRQTAPAIKMELGLYGLTEVRLEPGPGSLEKALPGDSDFFWEWERSFCIDCFGELQPHVTREASERLLASGEVHFWTVDGDRVSMAASGRNTKRGAIVNLVYTPPALRGRGFASSIVSALSRRQLDSGLAYCTLFTDIANPVSNSIYRRIGYEYAGGFTEIAFLNGS